One stretch of Chlamydiales bacterium DNA includes these proteins:
- the def gene encoding peptide deformylase: protein MKLSLIYYGNSILRKKAIPVEEITEEIRRLVHDMDAVMLAHNGAGLAAPQVGVSLRLFIMRIEKEEEKEATSTDKKEPILPDLQVFINPTLFEPSDELFIYNEGCLSIPKVRADVIRPAAIYVEATDLDGNLIKRRFSGLEARCIMHENDHLNGVLYIDRLSKKERDHLDPALREIKKKFR from the coding sequence ATGAAGCTATCCCTTATTTATTATGGCAACTCGATCCTTCGTAAAAAAGCTATTCCAGTAGAAGAAATTACGGAAGAGATAAGACGGCTTGTGCATGATATGGATGCAGTTATGCTAGCACATAATGGTGCAGGTCTTGCAGCACCGCAAGTGGGTGTCTCTTTGCGTCTTTTTATCATGAGAATTGAGAAAGAGGAAGAGAAAGAGGCAACTAGTACCGATAAAAAAGAGCCTATTCTTCCAGATTTACAAGTCTTTATTAATCCTACTCTTTTTGAGCCAAGTGATGAGCTCTTTATTTATAATGAAGGATGCTTATCTATTCCAAAAGTTAGAGCAGATGTCATTCGTCCAGCAGCCATTTATGTGGAAGCTACAGATTTGGATGGCAACTTGATTAAAAGGCGCTTTTCTGGCCTTGAAGCAAGATGCATCATGCATGAAAACGATCATCTTAATGGTGTTCTTTACATTGATCGCTTGAGCAAAAAAGAGAGGGATCATCTAGATCCCGCCCTTAGAGAAATCAAAAAAAAATTTCGTTGA